GACTGCATATTCAAGCTCAGGGAGAGAATCTACGAACTGGCTCGGGAGGTGGCGGAGCTGTCGTCCCGTTCGCCTCACGCTTTGAACAGAAAGAGGTGATCCCTTTTGAAGGTGAATGAGCTAGTGGATAAATTAGGGTTGACCGTGCTGACCGCCGGAGACGTCCAGGCGGATGTGTCCGGGATGGTCGTCGGCGATCTGTTGAGTTTCGTCATGGCCAAAGGACAGCCCGGCTGGGGATGGATAACCATACATTCCCACGTAAACGTGGCGGCCGTGGCGGTGCTCAGGGATATGCCTCTAGTTATAGTGGCGGCGGGCCGTCCTGTCGAGGAGGACCTGGTGGCCCGATGCGACGCCGAGGGAATAACCCTGGCGAAGACGGAGATGTCCGCCTACGGCCTGTGCGGCAGGATATACGGCATGGGGCTCGTCGAGGGGGAATGACCTTGAAGCCCTTCGTCGTCGATCTCCATCTCCACACCGTCCTGTCCCCCTGCGGCGAGCTGGAGATGGGGGCTCCGGAGATAGTGAGCAGAGCGGTCGAACAGGGCATAGACTTACTGGCGGTGACCGACCACAACAGTTGCCTCAACTACCCGGCTCTGGCGGGGGCGGCGGAGGGTCAGCCCATAAGGATAATCCCAGGCATGGAGATCCAGTCGGCCGAGGACGTTCACGTGGTGGCCCTGTTCGGCGATTACGGCTCGGCCCTTGTCTGTCAGGAGTGGGTCTGGGATACCCTGCCCGATGTCCCCAACAGAGAGGACGTCTTTGGGTATCAGGTCGTAATAGACCGGGATAACGGGGTGGTCGACATGGTCTCCAGGCTCTTGATACAGGGAACGGATCGTTCGGTGGATCGTGTGGTAGATCGGGTCCATGAGCTGAGGGGAGTGGCCATACTGGCCCACGTGGACAGACCGGCTTTTTCCTATCCCGCCGTCCTCGGTTTCGTGCCAAAGAGCCTCCCGGTGGACGGACTGGAGCTTTCCCCCAGGGTCACGACGGACGAGATCGGCCTTTGGAGGGAGAGCTATCCCGACCGAACCTTTCTCAGGTCGTCCGATTCCCATCGACTGGAGGAGATATCGAAAGATCGCTGTTCTCTGATGTTTTTGGAGGAACCCACTTTTGACGAGGTCGCCCTGGCCCTTAGAGGAGAGGGTGGACGGTCTGTTATCATATGACGGAAGGAGGAAATCTCCATGCTTGACGATCTGTCCCTTCACATATTGGACATAGCTGAGAACAGTGTAGGAGCCGGAGCCCGTAACGTCACGGTAGATCTCGTAGAGGATCGTGCCGGAGGCTGGCTTACCCTTTTGGTGGAGGACGACGGCGACGGGATGGACGAGGAGACCTGCGCCAAGGTGGTGGATCCCTTCTACACCACAAGGACCACCAGAAAGGTCGGGCTGGGGATCCCCTTTCTACGTCAGTCGGCGGAGCTATGCGGTGGTTCTCTGGAACTATCCTCTCGCCTGGGAGTCGGTACCTCCTTGAAGGCCTCTTTTCGGCTGGACTCCATCGACCTTCCTCCGATGGGAGACGTTCCCTCGTCGATCGTGACCCTCCTGATGTCGGATCCGACTGTTCGGTGGATATATCGTCACGAGATAGACGGCAGGGTCTTCGTGCTGGATAGCGTGGAGATCCTGGATATTTTAGGAGACCCAGAGGCTCTGAGGGACCCGAACATAGCCCTGTGGCTTAAGGAATATATGGCTGAGAACGTCGGAGCGATCGAGGAAACTTCGCCCGAATAGCCGTTATTTTTGTTATACTTGACCGATCCGATCGTAAAATATAGAAAGGACGTGTCTCGATGAAAAAACCCCTGGACATCGCCCGTTCCGTATGCGATTCAGCCAAGACGAAGGCTGCTTGGTCCGTTCCTCAGATGATGGTCCTGGGAGGTCTGGCCGGAGCTTACGTCGCTTTCGGGGGCTGGGCGATGACTGTGACCACCTTCGACGTCGCCTCGGTCGGGGTCGCCAAGGTGATCGGAGGATCGGTCTTCAGCATAGGGCTTATACTGGTGGTCTTGGCCGGCGCGGAGCTCTTCACCGGCAATTGCGTTATGCCTCTTGCGGTCATGGCTGGCCGACTTCCCATGAGGGACGTGCTGAGAAACTGGTTTTGGGTGTATCTAGCCAACTTACTGGGGGCTGTCTTGGTGGCGGTTCTCGTGTATAATACTGGACTGTGGCGAGGTGATATAGGAGCCAAGGCTCTGGCCATCGCTGCGGGAAAGATGGGTCTTCCCTGGTGGGAGGCTTTCTTTCGGGGCATACTTTGCAACTGGATAGTGGTCTTGGCCGTGTGGCTCTCCATGAGCTCCGAGACCGTGATAGGAAAGATATGGGCGATCTACTTTCCCATAATGGTCTTCGTGGCCTCTGGATTCGAGCACTCGATCGCCAACATGTACTTTATGGCCATGGGGATTCTTCTGAAGGGAGACCCCTCGGTTGTCGCCGCTGCGGCTCTTCCTGCCGGTGACCTCGGAGCCGTCAGCCTCTGGGGATACGTCAACAACCTGATACCGGTCACGGTCGGCAACATCGTGGGAGGAGCTCTCTTCGTGGCGGTTCTTTATTTCTCGGTATTTAAATCCAATCTTGTCTCGCGGTGAGGGTCCGAGGGGGACCTTCATCTCGGGGCATTTACCTCCAATCTCTTCGCGACACGGGGCGGCGGCGGTGGCGGGACTTTCCCGTCACCGCCGTTGTCCTTCGTGATAAAATAAATAGGCTATGCGACGAAAGATCTTTCGTCGCATAAAGACGGGGTTCTCAAATTTACCCCTACGGAGGTTTTTTAATGGAAGAACAGACTCTTTTCGGAAAGATAATCCGTCATCCTCTGGTGGAGGAGATCAAGAGGAGCTATCTGGACTACGCTATGAGCGTCATAGTCGGGAGAGCTCTCCCCGACGCCAGGGACGGATTGAAGCCGGTGCAGAGGCGTATCCTCTTCGCCATGCAGGAACTGGGGCTCAGACACAATCAATCTTACAAGAAGTCCGCCAGGGTGGTCGGAGAGACCATGGGTAAGTACCATCCTCACGGAGACTCGGCCATATACGATACCATGGTTCGACTGGCCCAGAATTTCAGTATGCGTTACACCCTGGTCGATGGACAGGGCAACTTCGGCTCCATCGATGGAGACAGCGCCGCCGCCATGAGATACACAGAGGCCAGACTCCAGGAGCTGGGAGAGCTTATGCTTCAGGATATCGACGAGGACACGGTGGAGTGGGGCCCCAACTTCGACGAATCCCTGAAGGAGCCTATGGTGTTGCCCTCCCAGGTGCCCAACCTTTTGGTTAACGGAAGCACCGGCATTGCAGTCGGTATGGCCACCAATATGCCTCCCCACAACCTTGGAGAGGTCGTCGATGCCATATGTTATCTCATAGAGGCGGGAGACCAGGCCGAGTTCGGCGAGCTGATGGCTCGTATGCCCGGTCCGGATTTTCCGACCGGCGGGATAATTCTCGGAAAGGACGGCATAATAGACGCCTACCGCACCGGTCGAGGCCGCCTGGTGGTGCAGGGATTGGTGCACGTGGAGGAGGGCAAGAGGGGTAAGAGCAACGTCGTCATCACCGAGATCCCCTATATGGTCAACAAGACCACAATGATAGAGACCATAGCTTCATGTGTGCAAAACAAGACCATCGACGGAGTCACCGACATCAGGGACGAGTCGGACCGAAAGGGGCTCAGGGTAGTGCTCGAGGTCTCCAGGGACGTCGACCCCGAGCTCGTAATAAGACAGCTCTACAGGAGGAGCCAGCTCCAGAACACCTTCGGGGTGATAAACCTCGCATTGGTGGACGGACGGCCGGTGGAGCTTTCCCTGACCGATATGCTCCATGTCTTCCTGGGGCATAGAAGGACCGTCGTCAGACGGAGGACCGAGTTCCGGCTGCAGAAGGCCGAGGCCAGGGCCCATATTTTGGAGGGGCTGGTGAAGGCCCTAGACGTGATAGAAAGGGTCATAGCCCTGATCAGAGGGTCGGACAACGCCGCTTTAGCCAAGGAACGGCTTGTGGAGGAACTGGGCTTCACAGAGATCCAGGCTCAGGCCATCCTGGACATGAAGCTTCAGAGACTCACCGGACTCGAGAGGGATAAGCTCAACGACGAGTTCGCCGGGCTTCTTGCCGATATCCAGAGGTATCGTTCGATCCTGGACAGCGAGAAGGTCCTGGACGGCGTCATAGTGGAGGAACTGGTCGCCTTGAAGGGCAAATACGGCGACGATCGCAGGACCAAGATCGTGGACAGGGTGGGTCAGGACTGCTCCGACGAGGACCTCATACCCCGGGAGGACATCGTGGTAATGCTCTCCCGGGACGGTTATCTGCGCAGGGTTCCCCTTGAGGACTACTCGCTTCAGGCTAAGGGAGGCAAGGGTCGTAGAGGAGCCAGGCTCAGGGAGGAGGACGAGGTGTCTCTCATGGGAGTGGGGACCACCCACGACGACATCTTCCTCTTCACCAGCAAGGGCAGGGTGTTCGCCATAAAGGGGTACGTCATATCCGAGAGCAGGACCGGAAAGGGCAAGCTCATCGGCAAATACATCTCCCTAGAGGACGACGAGAGAGTCGTCAGCATGAAGACCCGCAGAGGCCAAGAAGCCGGTTTCCTCTTCTTCCTTACGAGAAGGGGCATAGCCAAGAGGCTTCCCTCCTCCGAGCTGGACAACCTCACCAGGGCGGGCCGCAGGGTGGTAACCCTCGACGAGGGAGACGAGATAGCCCAGATCCTTCCCACCTCCGGGATGGACGACCTCCTTTTGATCTCCGCCATGGGACAGGCCCTGAGGGTCTCGGAGGACGAATTCCGTCCCATGGGCAGGTCCGCCAGAGGAGTCAAGGCGATGAGACTCAAGGACGGAGATAGGATAATAAGCTGCGAGGTAGTCACGGAGGATCGTCGTCCCATCCTGGTCAGCGAGACCGGCATAGGAAAGAGGACGAACTTCGAGGACTTCACCGTCCACCACAGGGGCGGAGGCGGCATGAAGGTCATGACGACCAACTCCAGAACCGGGTTGCTCGCAGCCGCTACGTCCGTCTCCGAGGACGACGAGATCATAGTCATGACCGCCAAAGGCCGCATGATTCGGGTGGCGGCTAAGGAGATCAGGGTACTCGGCCGTACCGCAGCAGGATCGATAGTGGTCCGTCTGGACGGCGGGGACTCGGTGGTGGATCTGAGCGTGGTTAAAATGGACGGAGAGGATCTGGAATGAGGTTCGCCAAGGACGGCTACGTCACCATAGCTCTTGCCTGGAGCGCCGTGGCGGCGGGGACGGTCCTATGGATCCCTTCGCTGATTCTGCTGTTGCCGGTGGCCGCTTTGGTGCTGTGGTTCTTCAGGGACCCCGACAGGGTCCCCGAATGCGGCCCGGAGGGATGGGTCTCACCTGCGGACGGAGAGGTCGTGGAGATAGTTTCGGTGGACCATCCCTACACCGGTACTGCCACCAAAGTGGGCATATTCATGAACCCTCTCAGCGTGCACGTCAACAGGCTTCCCCGGGCCGGTACGGTGGAGTACATGAAATACGTTCCGGGCAAAAAATGGATGGCCTTCGCCGATAAGGCCTCGGAGGACAACGAAAGATTCTACCTAGGCTTCCACACCGACTGCGGGCCTTCCATGGTGGTCCAGATAGCCGGTTTTCTGGCGAGACGGATCGTCTCCAGGACCAGAAGGGGAGGTCGATACGATAGAGGTCAGCGTTTCGGCATGATTAAGTTGGGCTCTAAAGTTGACGTCTATCTTCCCGAAGGTGTACAGTTAAAGACATCTGTCGGACAAAAGGTTTTCGCCGGCAAAACCTGTATAGGAGTGTGTCGCCATGAGAGGACCGATTAAGCTGAAGGGCCACGATATTCACTGGAGGGCCTACATCCCTAACATGATAACCAGCGGGAACCTGCTCTGCGGCATGTTGTCTTTGATATTGACCATGAAGGGGCAGTTTTTCCCCGCGGCCTGGCTGGTCGCTTTCGCCGTCTTCTTCGACTTCATGGACGGAAAGGTCGCCAGGATGCTGGGGGTCAGCAGCGCCTTCGGAGTGGAGTTCGACAGTCTCGGCGACGTCGTGAGTTTCGGCGTGGCTCCGGCCATACTGGTCTACTCGACGGTGTTGTCCTCCGTTCCCGGTGTCGGGGGGGCTTTAGTGGCGGTCTTCTTCGCCCTCTGTGGGGCGCTTCGTCTCGCCCGGTTCAACGTCGTTCACGTTCCCGGTCCCTTCCAGGGACTTCCCATACCGGCGGGGGGGCTCTTTCTGGCCTCCTGGACCATCGCCGGTGTCTCTTTGTCTCCGGCGGCGATGGCGGCCATGGTGGTTTTGGCTGGATCTCTAATGATCTCCACCGTTTCCTACAGCAATCTGAAGGGGCTTAAAAGAGGTGGAGTTGATCGAAAGAGGATGCTCTTCCTGAAGGTCCTGGTGGCCACGGTGGTGTTTCTCCTCAAGGAAAAGGCTCTCTTGGCCCTGATATCGGTCTACATAGTAAGCGGTCTCATCCGCTTCGACTGGCAGGCCTGGCTGTCCATTGCGGAAGAGGACTCTGTGGAATACGACGGAGATTAAACGTAAAGTCTGTCGTCTTTAGCCGGGAGAGGAGGGAAACCTTCTCTCCCGTTTTCTCGTCCTATGGAGGTGTCCAGTAGATGAGCGGTTTTTATGTGGATGCGCCTGGAAGTTACGGCGATCGTTCCGTCAGGATCGAGGTCCTCGAGGCCCCTAAGGGAAGCCCTTGGGTGGTCTGTCTCTTTCACGGTGTCTACGGAGTGGCGTCTCTGGAGGAGGGCAATAAATACGGAGATCTGGCCAGGAGACTGTCGGAACGGGGAATAACTACCTGTCTGGTCGAGACAAGCAGGGACGAGAGGAACAGGTCAGATTTTCCCGACCGGTCCGATTGGGCCTACGCCGCTTTTTCTGGAAAAAAATACGGCCAGGAGCTTTTCGACCATATGTCGGGGCTAAGCAAGGTTTCCGAGTTATTTCCCGATGGGAGGATCTGCCTATGGGGGTTTTCTCTCGGTGGAATAGACTCTCTAATGATCGCAGGAGGAGCGGTGGAGCCGGTTTCCGATCTTGGCCTGGAGGTCCCCTCCGTGCCTTTGGACCGGGTAGAGGCTTTGGTCATCTCCGGTAGCGGCGATACCCTGAGGTCCGGCAGTTCCATAAAGACCTCCTTGCCTGTACTGAGCTCCATCTGTGAGCCCGAGGTCCTCCGGGAGGCCTGCCGAAACGTGGAGGTCTCCTCTGTGGATTTCTTTTACGGAAGCGAGGACGATACCTTCGACGAGCTCTCCTGTCGGAGGCTTTTCGACCTGATATCGGTCTCCAGCAGTTACTTTACCGTGATCGACGGGGCCGATCATCCCTTCAGGAGCCTAGATGGAGTTCCCTCTACACAACCTCTGGATCTTATGGCGGAGACGGTGTCGGCTCATCTCCAGGGCCAGCCGGGCGATTGTCCCAGATAACCCAGTATGTCGGGTCCCCATACGAGAGCTGCCATGAACCCGGCGGTCAGAAAGGGAGCGAGGGGAACCGAGTCCTTTCTTGCCGCCTTTTTCAACAACAAGAGAAGTACGGCGAAGAGTCCGCCTATCATGAATCCCAGATAGGTGGCTATCAAGGCCATCTTCCATCCGAGAAGAGCTCCCGCTCCTCCCATCAGAGTTGCGTCTCCCCAGCCCATTCCGCCTCTGCTCAATATCACTATGATCGCTATGATCCCAGCGGCGGCGGCGGCGCCGATAGCCCCGTCCAGCAGGGCTTCCGTCCCTCCGAAAATCCGAAGTAGCGCTCCTGTCGCGGCGATGGTCCCGGCCAGGTGGTCGTAGACGTAGCCCGACTCGAGGTCCGTCAGGGCGTTGAGCATCATCAGCCATCCCCCCGCCATAGCCCCGACTCCTGCCGGAGACGGTCCCCATAGGTAGAGGGCCACCGCCCCCCACATAGAGTAAAGCAGCTCCACGATGGGGTATCTCATCGATATGGCGGCTTTACAGTATCTGCATCTTCCTCCGGAGACGACCCAGGAGATCAGAGGGATCAGATCCAGGGCCTGCAAGGTTTGACCACAGCTGGGACAGGTGGACCTCTCCGAGCCCCACCAGGGTCTCTCCGAGACGGTCCTCTCTGCGACGACGTTGAAAAAAGATCCCGCCACCGCTCCTATCACCGCTCCTATGGCCGCCAGGGTATAGCTGGGAAGCGACATATACGGTTCATCCTTTCCGGTCTATTCCTAAACATTCTTTCTTGTGTTTGCTCCTTTATCTTGCCATAATAACCTTAGAGACCGAGCTTGGAAAGCGTCGATCCGTCGGCGGCAGGAAGGAGGAGATCCATATGAAGAAGATACTGGTAGCAGTGGACCTCAGCGATCTCTCGGAGGGGTTGGTCCGTTACGGTTACGAGATGGCGGCTATGATGGATGCCGACATTGGCTTCATCCACATAGTTCCCCATCCAACGCTATGGAAGGGCTACGAGCCCTGGCTCCCGCCTCAGTTCGGCCAGGAGATACTGGAGATAGCGGAGAAAAAGCTGAGACGGTACATAAAGTCCGCCTGTAGCGAGGAGAGCAACACCTGTATAGGCTACGACCCGGCAAGGATACACGTAATAGTTAAAGAGGGCAATCCCGCCACCTCCATAATAGACCTGGCCAAGGATAAGGATATAGATCTGATAATAATGGGGCACAGAGGGCAGTCGGCTCTAGAGTGGTTCCTGGTCGGCAGCACCGCCACCTCGGTGGCCAGATATGCCAACTGTTCCGTGTTGATATACCGTCCTCCGATGGAGGAGGAAGAGGAGTCATCCGAGGAGAGTTGAGATAAGGTCCGACGATATTCAAACAGGTCGAATGTCCTCTCTTTTCCCCCGTGTCGGGACGGTAAAAACCTGATACAATTGATCCATGTTCTTGAAAGGGGAGATTCGTGGTGAACGTAAAGGTCGTGGACCACATCGGAATAGCGGTTAAGAGCATAGAGGAATCCTTAAAGTTCTGGGAGGATAGTCTCGGTATCCACTGTCATGGAGTGGAGGAGGTCGCAGATCAAAAGGTGAAGACCGCCTTCCTTCCCATCGAGGAGACGGAGATAGAGCTTCTGGAAGGGACCTCGGAGGACAGCCCGGTCTCCAAGTTCATAGAGAAGAAGGGCGAGGGTATCCACCACATGGCGATCAGGGTTGACGATCTCGAGAAAGCCTTGGCCGAGCTGAAGGAAAAGGGTGTTCGCCTGATAGACGAGACCCCCAGAATCGGAGCCGGCGGCGCAAAGATAGCTTTCGTGCATCCCAAGGCCAGCGGCGGTGTCTTGCTGGAACTCTGCGAGAGAAGCTGACCCAACTGCCTACAGGCAGTATAGAGACGACAAAAAAGCCGATCCGTCTAGACGGATCGGCTCTTTTATGCTTTTTAAACCCCTCTGTTGTCGCCCCAGGTTCTGCGGAAGGTGAACTCGTAAACCGCTTTCCTCTCCCTCTGTGCTACCTCGGCCTCCTGTAGATCCTCTGGAAGCGAAGACGCCTCTCCGGGGTATCCGATGGCTATGGCAGTAACAGGGGTGTAGTCCTCAGGTATATCGTAGGTCTCCTTGATTTTGTCTCCATCGAAACCGGCCATAGGATGGGCGAACAGGCCCTTGGACGTGGCCTCGAGTATGAGGTTTTCAACCGCCATCCCGACGTCGTGCCAGGCCCACAGGTTGTCCCTGCCGCTGGCGAATTTTTCCGCCGCCACGGCTATAACCAGTACCGGTGCCTCCGAGGCCCACCTGACGTTGCCCGGTACCAGACAGTCCAGCATGGTCTGAAACTCCTCGGGATCCTCTTTGGTGGCGTAGATAAAAGTCCAGGGCTGCTCGTTGAAACAAGACGGCGCCCATCGGGCGGCCTCGAAAAAGGACAGGACTATCTCCTTCCCGGGAATCTTGGAAGAAAAGGCCCTGGGGCTCCATCGTCTGACCAAAAGGTCGTTTATAGGGTAGTTTGTTCTCGCTTTTTTTTCCATGGCTCACCCTCCTCCGCCACTCTATAATATACTCAAACAACCGGTTTTACAAATTGCATATTAGTAGTTATTTTCCGACACAGAATCGAGAGAACACGAGGTCGAGCAAAGCCTCGTCGTCCTGGAGTCCTAATAGTCTCTCCAGGGCCGATCGGGCCTCCCTGATGCTTGAGGCGGCCAGGGTCTGATCCGAATAGGAGTCCAGGGCTCCCTTTCCGTCCGCCAGGGATTCGATGGCTACCCTTATCTCCTCTACCTGCCTGGCAGTCGCGTTGAGTCCCGCGTCTAGGGTCCCCGTTCCCGATACCAGGTCCACTATGGCCTCCTTCAGCTCCTCAAGTCCCCGCTTTTCCTGTGCCGATATCCTTATTACCCAGGATTCAGGAAGGAGCTTCGCTATATCCGTCTCGTCGAAGGCCTTGGGCAGATCGGATTTGTTCAGGGCTACTATGTGGGGTTTTCCCGATAGCTTTCCTGCCAGAGACCTGTCCGGTATCTCCAGGGGCTCGCTTCCGTCCAATATCCATAGGATCACGTCCGATTCGTCTATCGCCTTGGTAGTTCTCTCTATCCCCATGGCCTCGACCTCGTCGGACGGGGTTTCCCTTAGTCCTGCCGTGTCCATCAGTCTCAGAGGGATGCCTCTGTGGGTGAAGACCTCCTCTATCACGTCTCTGGTAGTTCCCGGTATGGAGGTCACGATGGCTCTGCTCTCCCTGAGCAGGGAGTTGAGGAGAGAGGATTTCCCGACGTTGGGTCTCCCGATCAGGGCGACCCTTATCCCCTCTCTCAGGAGGTAACCGGTGGTGCAGCGATCCAACAGGTCTCCCAGATCCTGAATAAGGGTCTCCATTCTGTCGGAGACGTCCTGATCCTCTATGTAGGGAACGTCCTCCTCGGGAAAGTCTATGCCTACCTCCAGCTCGGCGGATAGCCCCAGCAACTCGTCGTATATCTCTCGGACGAACCGGGATAGCTCCCCTTGGAGCGTCCTGTTGGCCGCCCTCAACGCCTCGTTGCTGCGGGCGTGGATTATGCCGTTTACCGCCTCCGCCTGGGAAAGGTCCAGTCGGCCGTTTTCGTAGGCTCTCCTGGTAAACTCTCCCGGATCGGCGTGACGACAGCCTTTCTGGAGACACCTCTCAAGACATCTCTGTGCCACCAGGCTTCCGCCATGGCAGTGTATCTCCGCCAGGTCCTCGCCGGTGTAGCTCTTGGGAGCCTGAAAGAGGACGAGCAACACCTGATCGATGGAACCTCCGCTCTCGTCCAGGAGCGATCCGTTGTACATAATCCTGTACTTCATCTTATCCGGCGGGGTAAGGGTCCTTACGAGGGACCCGGCGAAATCGAAGGCATCGGGGCCGGACATCCGAATTATCGAGATGCCTGCGTCCCCCCATGCCGTGGAGATTGCTGCTATGGTGTCTCCGAACATGGCGACCTCCTCGTGTTACCCTTTTTCGGCCAGTAGCTCCCTCATGGCCTCTCCCATGGCCTTGATCCCTCGGTCGGTCTCCTCCGGCGAGGCGAAGGTGAAGCACATCCTGAAGCTGTGTTCGCCCCCTCCGTTGGGGAAGAACGGAGCGCCGCATACGAAGGCGACCTTTTTCTCCAGACACCTCTGGAAGAGGTCTTCCGCCCTGATGTTGGGGGTCGTGAGCCAGTAGAAGAAGCCTCCCTTGGGGGTAACGTACTCTACCTCTTCCTTAGGAAGATATTTTGCGAAAGCCGCCTCCATAGCGTCTCTTTTCGCCCTGTAGTGGGACACTATCTTGGGCAAAAAGGCGTCGAGGTTGCCCGACTGGCAGTACTTGTAGACCAGTGCCTGGGCCACCACGCTGGTGCAGGTGTCCACACCCTGTTTGAATACGGTCATGGTCCTTATGAGGTCCTTAGGGCCTATAGCCCAGGCTACCCTGGTTCCCGGGGCAAGTATCTTGGAGAACGACCCGGCGTAGAGGACCAACCCGGCGTCGTCGAGGGAGTAGAGGGTGGGCAGTTCGTCTCCCTCGAACCTGACGCAGCCGTAGGGATCGTCCTCGAGGATTATGAGCCCCTTGTCCTTGGCGACGGCGACCAGCTCTTTTCTCCTCTCCAGCGACAGGGTACAGCCCAGGGGGTTGTGGAAGTTGGGTATGGTGTAGATGAACTTGACCTTCTTGCCTTCCGATCTGGCCTGGTCCACTGCGTCGGAGATTTTGTCTACCAGCATTCCGTTCTCGTCGCAGGGTATGGTAAGGAAGTTCGCTCCCTGGTTGTACATGTTTATGGTGTTGCCCAGGAACGAGGTCTCCTCGCAGACGACGTAGTCTCCTCTGTCTACCGTGGCCCTGGTGAGGAGGTCGGCTACCTGGCTGGAGCCAGACGTTATGAGTATCTCGTTCATCGAAGGCTCTCTGCCCATCTTGGGCGCGGTCCAACGGGACAGGAATTCCTTGAGAGGGGTGTAGCCCTCCGTGACCCCGTACTGGAGGATATCCCGGCCTTCCTCCAGTAGAATGTCCGCTCCCTGGTGGAACTGTTCCACCGGGAAGATGTCGGGATCGGGCATGCCTCCTGCGAAGGAGATCATTCCCGGTTTTCTTATCAGATGGAACATCTCCCTTATGGGCGACGGCTTTATTCCCCTTGCGGACTGGCTCAAAAGGCCTTGGATCGTATCGGACATCTCTATTCCTCCTTATTATATCTTCGACGAAGAGGTCTGCCCTTAGGGCAGACCTCTTAAGTGTCCTTCTAGATTGTAGCCTTCTTGTCCCTTCGACGCCAGACCCTAGGCCTTCATCTCCCCTATGGCCTCGGCCAGTCGGGAGATTCCGTCCTCTATCACGTCGGGCTGTACGAAGGTGAAGTTGAGCCTCGCCTTGTCTATTCCAGCCGCTTCGTCAACGCAGAAGGGGGTTCCCACCACGAAGGCGACCTTCTTGTCCACCGCTTTCTTGAAGAGTTCCCTGGAGTCGATTCCGGGCATATCGAGCCAGAAGAAGAACCCTCCCTCGGGTTTCACCCAGGATATGCCGTAGGGGGCCAGGTACTTCTGAAGACATTCCTCCATCTTGTCTCTCTTGGGGCGGTAGGTGTCTATTATCACCGGAAGGTGCTCCGAGAGGTATCCCTTGCGGCAGTACTCGTAGACCAGAGACTGACATATGGGGCTCGAGCAGAGGTCGGCCGCCTGTTTGAAGACCACCATCTTTCGGATGATCTCCTTGCTGCCTGTGACCCAGCCGATCCTGGACCCGGGAGCCAATATCTTGGAAAAGGATCCGGCGTAGAGGGTTCCTCCCTTGTCGTCGAAGGAGAATATGGAAGGAAGGTGCTCCCCCTCGTAGCGGACGTAGCCGTAGGGGTCGTCCTCGAATATGGGGATGTCGAACCGCTGGGATATCTCGACCAGCTTCTTGCGCCTCTCGAGGCTCATGGTCGATCCGCCGGGGTTATGGAAGTTCACTATGGTGTATATGAACTTCACCTTCTTGCCCTCGGCCCGGGCCTTCTCTATGACTCCCGGAAGCAGGTCGACCTTCATCCCCTCGTTATCAGTGGGTATCCCCAGGAACTGGGCTCCGTGGTTGTAGAAGGTGGTCAGAGCCGCCAGGTAGGAGGGGTTCTCCGTTATCACGAAGTCTCCTCTATCTATGAGGGCGGAGGCGAAGAGCTCCAGGGCCTGCTGGGATCCGGTGGTGAGAAGCATCTCGTCGGTTTTCACGGTCCTTCCCATCCTCTCGGCGGTGAAGGACGCCAGAAACTCTTTCAGAGGAGGGAAGCCCTCGGTCGTACCGTACTGTAGCAGGTTTTTGCCGTCGTCCTTGAG
The DNA window shown above is from Dethiosulfovibrio faecalis and carries:
- the pssA gene encoding CDP-diacylglycerol--serine O-phosphatidyltransferase — its product is MRGPIKLKGHDIHWRAYIPNMITSGNLLCGMLSLILTMKGQFFPAAWLVAFAVFFDFMDGKVARMLGVSSAFGVEFDSLGDVVSFGVAPAILVYSTVLSSVPGVGGALVAVFFALCGALRLARFNVVHVPGPFQGLPIPAGGLFLASWTIAGVSLSPAAMAAMVVLAGSLMISTVSYSNLKGLKRGGVDRKRMLFLKVLVATVVFLLKEKALLALISVYIVSGLIRFDWQAWLSIAEEDSVEYDGD
- a CDS encoding alpha/beta hydrolase produces the protein MSGFYVDAPGSYGDRSVRIEVLEAPKGSPWVVCLFHGVYGVASLEEGNKYGDLARRLSERGITTCLVETSRDERNRSDFPDRSDWAYAAFSGKKYGQELFDHMSGLSKVSELFPDGRICLWGFSLGGIDSLMIAGGAVEPVSDLGLEVPSVPLDRVEALVISGSGDTLRSGSSIKTSLPVLSSICEPEVLREACRNVEVSSVDFFYGSEDDTFDELSCRRLFDLISVSSSYFTVIDGADHPFRSLDGVPSTQPLDLMAETVSAHLQGQPGDCPR
- a CDS encoding prepilin peptidase gives rise to the protein MSLPSYTLAAIGAVIGAVAGSFFNVVAERTVSERPWWGSERSTCPSCGQTLQALDLIPLISWVVSGGRCRYCKAAISMRYPIVELLYSMWGAVALYLWGPSPAGVGAMAGGWLMMLNALTDLESGYVYDHLAGTIAATGALLRIFGGTEALLDGAIGAAAAAGIIAIIVILSRGGMGWGDATLMGGAGALLGWKMALIATYLGFMIGGLFAVLLLLLKKAARKDSVPLAPFLTAGFMAALVWGPDILGYLGQSPGWPWR
- a CDS encoding universal stress protein — its product is MKKILVAVDLSDLSEGLVRYGYEMAAMMDADIGFIHIVPHPTLWKGYEPWLPPQFGQEILEIAEKKLRRYIKSACSEESNTCIGYDPARIHVIVKEGNPATSIIDLAKDKDIDLIIMGHRGQSALEWFLVGSTATSVARYANCSVLIYRPPMEEEEESSEES
- the mce gene encoding methylmalonyl-CoA epimerase, translated to MNVKVVDHIGIAVKSIEESLKFWEDSLGIHCHGVEEVADQKVKTAFLPIEETEIELLEGTSEDSPVSKFIEKKGEGIHHMAIRVDDLEKALAELKEKGVRLIDETPRIGAGGAKIAFVHPKASGGVLLELCERS
- a CDS encoding nitroreductase family protein, with amino-acid sequence MEKKARTNYPINDLLVRRWSPRAFSSKIPGKEIVLSFFEAARWAPSCFNEQPWTFIYATKEDPEEFQTMLDCLVPGNVRWASEAPVLVIAVAAEKFASGRDNLWAWHDVGMAVENLILEATSKGLFAHPMAGFDGDKIKETYDIPEDYTPVTAIAIGYPGEASSLPEDLQEAEVAQRERKAVYEFTFRRTWGDNRGV
- the mnmE gene encoding tRNA uridine-5-carboxymethylaminomethyl(34) synthesis GTPase MnmE, producing MFGDTIAAISTAWGDAGISIIRMSGPDAFDFAGSLVRTLTPPDKMKYRIMYNGSLLDESGGSIDQVLLVLFQAPKSYTGEDLAEIHCHGGSLVAQRCLERCLQKGCRHADPGEFTRRAYENGRLDLSQAEAVNGIIHARSNEALRAANRTLQGELSRFVREIYDELLGLSAELEVGIDFPEEDVPYIEDQDVSDRMETLIQDLGDLLDRCTTGYLLREGIRVALIGRPNVGKSSLLNSLLRESRAIVTSIPGTTRDVIEEVFTHRGIPLRLMDTAGLRETPSDEVEAMGIERTTKAIDESDVILWILDGSEPLEIPDRSLAGKLSGKPHIVALNKSDLPKAFDETDIAKLLPESWVIRISAQEKRGLEELKEAIVDLVSGTGTLDAGLNATARQVEEIRVAIESLADGKGALDSYSDQTLAASSIREARSALERLLGLQDDEALLDLVFSRFCVGK